The Coffea arabica cultivar ET-39 chromosome 4e, Coffea Arabica ET-39 HiFi, whole genome shotgun sequence genome includes a window with the following:
- the LOC113742696 gene encoding ABC transporter C family member 13 isoform X6 — MTIIYHKCLHVRLAERSKFSEGEIQTFMSVDADRTVNLCNSFHDIWSLPLQIGIALYLLYVQVKFAFLSGIAITILLIPVNKWIAQLIAKATRSMMEQKDERIRRTAELFTYIRTLKMYSWELIFASWLMKTRALEVKYLSTRKYLDAWCVFFWATTPTLFSLFTFGLYTLMGHQLDAATVFTCLALFNNLISPLNSFPWVINGLIDAFISSRRLSKYLSSSECELGMEKKGYPSGNPENMAVIICDACSTWSSSDEKDLSLILDNVTLQIPKGYLVAVIGEVGSGKSSVLNLILGEMRLVIGSIHLNGSTTYVPQIPWILSGTIRDNILFGRNYNSTRYSDVLHACTLDVDISLMIGGDMACIGEKGINLSGGQRARLALARALYCASDIYMLDDVLSAVDAHVACSILHNAILGPLMNLQTRILCTHNIQAIYAADMVVEMDKGRVKWVGTPSDLKVSSYLAFPSIDNCSISSEVQVGERSSISVEAEGGVEVDNSYNLEGVQGTIDAETRKEGRVELLVYKNYAEFAGWFITILTCLSALLMQFSRNGNDLWLSYWVDTTGSSQKDYSTTFYLGMLCMFCLVNSTLTLVRAFSFAFGGIHAAIQMHDRLLNKLINASISFFDQTPSGRILNRFSSDLYTIDDSLPFIFNILLANFVGLLGIAIILSYVQVIFLLVLLPFWYIYSKLQFYYRSTSRELRRLDSVSRSPIYASFTETLDGASTIRAFSSEDFFFLRFIEHITVYQRTSYSEVTASLWLSLRLQLLAAFIVSFVAVMSVVGSQRLLPITLGTPGLVGLALSYAAPIVSLLGSFLTSFTETEKEMVSVERVLQYMDIPQEVVRDEQLYLNWPSQGEIQFQNVTLRYMPSLPPALRGVSFIITGGTQVGVIGRTGAGKSSILNALFRLNPISGGCILVDGINIAEISLRDLRSHLAVVPQSPFLFEGSLRDNLDPLHISDDRMIWNILEKCHVKQEVEAGGGLDMHVKESGISFSVGQRQLLCLARALLKSSQVLCLDECTANIDTQTSAKLQNAIASECRGLTVITIAHRISTVMNMDNILILDQGILVEQGNPNSLLNDDLSRFSSFAKASKM; from the exons ATGACTATTATTTACCATAAG TGTCTTCATGTTAGACTTGCAGAGAGGTCAAAATTTTCTGAAGGGGAGATTCAAACATTCATGTCTGTTGATGCTGATAGAACTGTCAACCTTTGCAACAGTTTCCATGATATATGGAG CTTGCCGCTGCAAATTGGAATAGCTCTATATCTACTCTACGTACAAGTCAAGTTTGCATTTCTTTCTGGAATAGCAATAACCATTCTGCTAATACCGG TCAATAAATGGATTGCTCAACTAATTGCAAAGGCTACAAGAAGCATGATGGAACAGAAGGATGAAAG AATTAGGAGGACGGCTGAACTCTTCACATACATTCGGACTTTGAAAATGTACAGCTGGGAGCTTATATTTGCTAGCTGGTTGATGAAGACAAGAGCATTGGAAGTGAAATACTTATCA ACCAGGAAATACTTGGACGCGTGGTGTGTATTTTTTTGGGCAACTACACCAACCCTTTTCTCTTTGTTCACCTTTGGACTTTACACTTTGATGGGACATCAGCTTGATGCGGCAACG GTTTTCACTTGCCTTGCattatttaacaatttaatcTCCCCACTAAACTCATTTCCTTGGGTCATTAATGGGCTAATTGAT GCTTTTATATCTTCTCGGAGGTTGAGCAAATATTTGTCCAGTTCTGAGTGTGAACTTGGGATGGAGAAGAAAGGATATCCTTCAGGAAATCCTGAAAACATGGCTGTCATCATTTGTGATGCATGTTCAACATGGTCAAGCAGTGATGAAAAAGATTTGAGTTTGATTTTGGACAATGTTACTCTTCAAATACCAAAAGGTTACCTGGTTGCTGTTATTGGAGAG GTTGGATCAGGTAAATCATCCGtgctaaatttgattttaggagAAATGAGACTTGTTATTGGATCAATACATCTGAATGGATCCACAACTTATGTACCGCAG ATACCTTGGATTCTCTCTGGAACCATCCGTGataatattttgtttgggaGGAATTACAACTCAACAAG GTACTCAGATGTATTACACGCTTGTACACTTGATGTTGATATCTCCTTGATGATTGGAGGTGATATGGCCTGTATCGGAGAGAAAGGAATTAACCTGTCAGGTGGCCAGAGAGCACGTCTTGCACTTGCCAG GGCTCTCTATTGTGCCTCTGATATATACATGCTTGATGATGTTCTGAGTGCAGTAGATGCTCATGTTGCCTGCTCAATTTTGCATAATGCCATTCTTGGCCCTCTTATGAACCTGCAGACACGCATTCTATGCACACATAACATTCAG GCAATATATGCTGCTGATATGGtggttgaaatggacaagggaAGAGTGAAGTGGGTGGGAACTCCATCTGACTTAAAGGTTTCTTCCTATTTGGCATTTCCCTCTATAGACAACTGTAGTATTTCCTCCGAAGTTCAAGTAGGGGAAAGGTCATCTATCTCTGTAGAAGCCGAAGGAGGAGTAGAGGTGGACAATTCCTACAATTTGGAAGGAGTTCAAGGGACTATTGATGCTGAGACGAGGAAAGAAGGGAGAGTTGAACTTCTTGTATACAA AAATTATGCAGAATTTGCTGGTTGGTTCATTACGATATTAACATGCTTGTCGGCCCTTTTGATGCAATTTTCTCGTAATGGAAATGACTTGTGGCTATCATATTGGGTTGATACAACTGGAAGCAGTCAGAAAGACTACTCGACAACATTTTATCTG GGTATGCTCTGCATGTTCTGTTTGGTGAATTCTACACTAACTCTGGTGAGGgcattttcatttgcatttgGTGGCATACATGCTGCCATCCAGATGCATGATCGCTTGTTGAATAAGCTTATCAATGCAAGTATTAGCTTCTTTGATCAGACACCTAGTGGGAGAATACTTAACAG ATTTTCTTCGGATCTTTATACTATTGATGATTCTCTCCCATTTATTTTCAACATTCTCCTGGCCAATTTTGTTGGCCTGTTGGGAATTGCTATAATCTTGTCATATGTGCAG GTCATCTTTTTGCTAGTATTGTTGCCTTTCTGGTACATATACAGCAAATTACAG TTCTACTACAGGTCAACATCACGTGAGCTGCGAAGGCTGGATAGTGTTTCTCGCTCACCAATTTACGCATCATTCACGGAGACACTGGATGGAGCATCAACTATTAGGGCATTCAGCTCTGAG GACTTTTTCTTCCTCAGATTCATTGAGCATATAACAGTATATCAAAGAACTTCTTACTCTGAGGTGACAGCAAGTTTGTGGCTTTCCCTGCGCCTTCAG TTGTTGGCAGCTTTTATTGTCTCATTTGTTGCTGTGATGTCTGTTGTTGGATCTCAGAGACTTCTCCCCATCACTTTAGGCACTCCAGGGCTG GTTGGCTTGGCTCTCTCATATGCAGCTCCGATCGTATCTTTACTCGGAAGCTTTTTGACAAGTTTCACGGAAACAGAGAAGGAGATGGTTTCTGTGGAGAGGGTTCTTCAG TATATGGACATTCCTCAAGAAGTAGTTAGAGACGAACAATTGTATCTGAATTGGCCATCTCAAGGGGAGATCCAGTTCCAGAATGTGACACTCCGATATATGCCTTCTCTGCCTCCTGCATTACGTGGTGTGTCTTTTATTATTACAGGCGGAACTCAG GTTGGAGTCATTGGAAGAACAGGTGCGGGAAAATCAAGCATTTTGAATGCCCTATTTCGCTTAAATCCAATCAGCGGAGGTTGTATTTTAGTGGATGGAATTAATATAGCTGAGATTTCCCTAAGAGACCTTCGTTCTCATTTGGCTGTCGTTCCCCAGAGTCCATTCTTATTTGAAGGATCATTAAG GGACAATCTAGACCCATTGCACATAAGCGATGATAGAATGATTTGGAACATCCTCGAGAAATGTCACGTAAAGCAAGAAGTAGAAGCAGGGGGAGGGCTGGACATGCATGTAAAGGAGTCCGGAATATCATTCTCTGTGGGGCAACGGCAGCTCCTTTGCCTTGCACGTGCACTTCTCAAATCTTCTCAG GTGTTATGTTTGGATGAGTGCACTGCCAATATAGACACTCAAACATCTGCAAAACTACAGAACGCTATAGCTAGTGAGTGCCGAGGATTAACAGTAATTACGATTGCACATCGTATCTCAACAGTTATGAACATGGACAATATCCTGATTTTAGATCAAGGAATCCTG GTTGAGCAAGGGAATCCAAATAGTCTTCTAAATGATGACTTATCCAGATTCTCAAGTTTTGCAAAAGCATCGAAAATGTGA